From Motacilla alba alba isolate MOTALB_02 chromosome 9, Motacilla_alba_V1.0_pri, whole genome shotgun sequence, a single genomic window includes:
- the TRIP12 gene encoding E3 ubiquitin-protein ligase TRIP12 isoform X4 yields MSNRPSNNPGGSLRRSQRNTAGAQPQDDAVGGRSHLGQAKHKAHSPPESRKSISKTPKVQSNTTSEQSKGHFSKRGCSSSAVLIPQQEDPERVNTSEKQKTGQVPKKDNSRGVKRSASPDYRRTNSPSSAKKPKALQHTETSSETNKPHTKSKRRHSDQEQPKSTQLPSTSKAHTRKGGAAGSSRSQKRKRTENLSCIESGSSVESTGTEEKSAKVSKLASKSVTSAKAGCSTITDSSSSASTSSSSSAVASASSTVPQGARVKQGKDQSKARRSRSASSPSPRRSSRDKEPSKTGGSSKFDWAARFSPKVSLPKTKLSLPGSSKSETSKPGPSGLQAKLASLRKSTKKRSESPPAELPSLRRSTRQKTTGSCASTSRRGSGLGKRGAAEARRQEKMADPDNNQDGVNSSAARTDEPPQGAAASSSVAGAVGMTTSGESESDDSEMGRLQGSKAQQLLQGLQATDESQQLQAVIEMCQLLVMGNEETLGGFPVKSVVPALITLLQMEHNFDIMNHACRALTYMMEALPRSSAVVVDAIPVFLEKLQVIQCIDVAEQALTALEMLSRRHSKAILQAGGLADCLLYLEFFSINAQRNALAIAANCCQSITPDEFHFVADSLPLLTQRLTHQDKKSVESTCLCFARLVDNFQHEENLLQQVASKDLLTNIQQLLVVTPPILSSGMFIMVVRMFSLMCSNCPTLAVQLMKQNIAETLHFLLCGASNGSCQEQIDLVPRSPQELYELTSLICELMPCLPKEGIFAVDTMLKKGNAQNTDGAIWQWRDDRGLWHPYNRIDSRIIEAAHQVGEDEISLSTLGRVYTIDFNSMQQINEDTGTARAIQRKPNPLASTNTSGHSELKKDDARAQLMKEDPELAKSFIKTLFGVLYEVYSSSAGPAVRHKCLRAILRIIYFADAELLKDVLKNHAVSSHIASMLSSQDLKIVVGALQMAEILMQKLPDIFSVYFRREGVMHQVKNLAESEALLTSPPKVCTNGSGTLGTTTTISTGTATAASNAAADLGSPSLQHSREDSLDLSPQGRLSDVLKRKRLPKRGPRRPKYSPPRDDDKVDNQAKSPTTTQSPKSSFLASLNPKTWGRLSTQSNSNNIEPARTAGVSGLARAASKDTISNNREKIKGWIKEQAHKFVEHYFSSENMDGSNPALNVLQRLCTATEQLNLQVDGGTECLVEIRSIVSESDVSSFEIQHSGFVKQLLLYLTSKSEKDAVSRDIRLKRFLHVFFSSPLPGEEPLGRLEPLENAPLLALVHKMNNCLSQMEQFPVKVHDFPSGNGTGSSFSLNRGSQALKFFNTHQLKCQLQRHPDCANVKQWKGGPVKIDPLALVQAIERYLVVRGYGRVREDDEDSDDDGSDEEIDESLAAQFLNSGNVRHRLQFYIGDHLLPYNMTVYQAVRQYSLQAEEERESTDDESNPLGRAGIWTKTHTIWYKPVREDEDGNKDCVGGKRGRAQTAPTKTSPRNSKKHDELWHDGVCPSVLNPLEIYLISTPPENITFEDPSLDVILLLRVLHAISRYWYYLYDNAVCKEIIPTSEFINSKLTAKANRQLQDPLVIMTGNIPTWLTELGKTCPFFFPFDTRQMLFYVTAFDRDRAMQRLLDTNPEINQSDSQDSRVAPRLDRKKRTVNRDELLKQAESVMQDLGSSRAMLEIQYENEVGTGLGPTLEFYALVSQELQRADLGLWRGEEVTLANPKGSQEGTKYIHNLQGLFALPFGRTAKPAHIAKVKMKFRFLGKLMAKAIMDFRLVDLPLGLPFYKWMLRQETSLTSHDLFSIDPVVAKSIYHLEDIVRQKKRLEQDKTQTKESLQYALEALTMNGCSVEDLGLDFTLPGFPNIELKKGGKDTPVTIHNLEEYLRLVIFWALNEGVARQFDSFRDGFESVFPLSHLQYFYPEELEQLLCGSKTDTWDAKTLMECCRPDHGYTHDSRAVKYLFEILSSFDSEQQRLFLQFVTGSPRLPVGGFRSLNPPLTIVRKTFESTENPDDFLPSVMTCVNYLKLPDYSTIEIMREKLLIAAREGQQSFHLS; encoded by the exons GTCACATTTAGGGCAGGCAAAGCATAAGGCACATAGCCCTCCTGAGAGTAGAAAATCTATTTCAAAGACACCCAAAGTGCAGTCTAATACTACTTCTGAGCAGTCCAAGGGACACTTTTCTAAAAG AGGCTGTAGTTCATCTGCTGTTTTAATACCACAACAAGAAGATCCAGAGAGAGTCAAtacttcagaaaagcaaaaaacgGGGCAAGTGCCTAAGAAAGACAATTCTCGAGGAGTTAAACGCAGTGCTAGTCCAGATTACAGGAGGACCAATTCTCCTAGCTCtgctaaaaaacccaaagcactTCAACACACTGAAACTTCCTCAGAAACTAACAAGCCACATACTAAATCTAAGAGAAGACACTCAGACCAAGAGCAGCCCAAGTCTACACAATTGCCATCAACAAGCAAGGCTCACACCAGAAAGGGTGGAGCTGCTGGTAGCTCCCGaagtcagaaaaggaaaaggacagagAATCTGTCTTGTATAGAGAGTGGGTCATCAGTTGAATCAACTGGCACTGAAGAAAAGTCAGCAAAAGTCTCCAAGCTGGCTTCAAAATCGGTGACCTCAGCCAAAGCTGGGTGTAGCACCATCACCGAttcttcttcttcagcttccacctcctcctcctcttctgctgtTGCCTCTGCTTCTTCTACTGTTCCTCAGGGTGCCAGAGTGAAACAGGGAAAGGACCAGAGTAAGGCTAGACGTTCCCGTTCTGCATCCAGCCCCAGTCCAAGAAGGAGTAGCAGGGACAAAGAACCAAGTAAAACAGGTGGCTCTTCAAAGTTTGACTGGGCTGCTCGATTTAGCCCAAAAGTCAGTCTCCCTAAAACAAAACTGTCTCTACCAGGCTCTTCCAAGTCGGAGACATCAAAACCTGGACCTTCAGGACTACAGGCTAAGCTAGCAA GTTTAAGAAAATCTACAAAGAAGCGCAGTGAATCACCACCTGCTGAGCTCCCCAGTTTACGGCGGAGCACACGGCAAAAGACCACGGGCTCCTGTGCTAGCACCAG TCGGCGAGGCTCTGGCCTGGGCaaaagaggagcagctgaagctcGCCGACAGGAGAAGATGGCTGATCCTGACAATAACCAGGATGGAGTTAACTCATCAGCTGCACGGACAGATGagcctccccagggagctgcag CTTCTAGTTCTGTTGCTGGAGCTGTAGGTATGACAACTTCTGGAGAAAGTGAGTCAGATGATTCTGAGATGGGAAGACTACAAG GTTCTAAAGCTCAACAGCTTTTACAAGGTCTCCAAGCCACTGATGAAAGTCAGCAACTACAGGCAGTGATTGAGATGTGCCAGCTGTTGGTTATGGGAAATGAAGAAACATTAGGAGGATTTCCAGTCAAGAGTGTTGTACCAGCTTTG ataaCACTGCTGCAGATGGAGCACAACTTTGACATT ATGAATCATGCATGTCGGGCCTTAACATACATGATGGAAGCACTTCCCAGATCATCTGCTGTAGTGGTAGATGCAATTCCTGTCTTCTTGGAAAAG CTGCAAGTTATCCAGTGCATTGATGTGGCAGAGCAGGCCCTTACAGCCCTGGAGATGTTGTCACGCAGGCACAGTAAAGCCATTCTGCAGGCA GGTGGGTTGGCAGACTGTTTGCTGTATCTGGAATTCTTCAGTATAAATGCACAAAGGAATGCACTAGCTATCGCTGCCAACTGCTGCCAGAGTATAACACCTGATGAGTTTCACTTTGTGGCAGACTCTTTGCCACTGCTAACACAAAGGTTAACCCATCAG GACAAAAAGTCTGTTGAAAGCACTTGTCTGTGTTTTGCCCGGCTAGTGGACAACTTCCAGCATGAAGAG AACTTGCTGCAGCAGGTTGCTTCCAAGGACTTGTTAACAAATATCCAGCAGCTCTTGGTCGTGACACCTCCTATCCTGAGCTCAGGAATGTTCATCATGGTGGTGCGCATGTTCTCCCTGATGTGCTCCAACTGCCCCACACTTGCAGTCCAGCTTATGAAGCAAA aTATTGCAGAAACGCTTCACTTCCTCCTTTGTGGAGCCTCAAATGGGAGTTGTCAGGAGCAAATTGACCTTGTTCCACGAAGTCCTCAAGAACTTTATGAACTTACTTCTCTTATCTG TGAACTGATGCCTTGCCTGCCAAAAGAGGGAATCTTTGCTGTTGATACTATGctaaagaaaggaaatgcacAAAATACAGATGGTGCAATATGGCAATGGCGAGATGACAGGGGTCTCTGGCATCCCTATAACAGGATTGATAGTCGAATAATAGAG GCAGCTCATCAGGTTGGTGAGGATGAGATAAGCCTGTCTACGCTTGGGCGTGTCTATACTATTGATTTTAACTCTATGCAGCAAATAAATGAGGATACTGGAACAGCTCGTGCCATTCAGCGAAAACCAAACCCTTTAGCCAGTACAAACACCA GTGGACATTCGGAATTGAAGAAGGATGATGCTCGAGCACAATTAATGAAAGAGGACCCAGAATTGGCAAAATCCTTTATCAAAACACTGTTTGGTGTTCTTTATGAAGTATATAGTTCTTCAGCTGGACCTGCTGTTAGACACAAGTGCCTTAGAGCAATTCTTaggataatttattttgctgatgCTGAACTTCTGAAGGATGTGCTGAAAAACCATGCTGTTTCAAG TCATATTGCCTCCATGCTGTCGAGTCAAGACCTTAAGATAGTAGTTGGAGCCCTGCAGATGGCAGAGATTTTAATGCAAAAGTTACCTGACATTTTTAGTGTTTACTTCAGAAGAGAAG GGGTGATGCATCAAGTGAAAAACTTGGCAGAGTCTGAGGCTTTGCTAACAAGCCCCCCAAAAGTATGCACTAATGGATCAGGAACGCTGGGAACCACTACAACCATAAGTACTGGgacagccactgctgccagcaatGCAGCTGCAGATTTGGGCTCCCCCAGCTTGCAGCACAGCCGGGAGGATTCCTTGGATCTAAGCCCACAGGG ACGACTGAGTGATGttctaaagagaaaaagactGCCAAAACGAGGGCCAAGGAGACCAAAATACTCCCCTCCAAGAGATGATGACAAAGTAGACAATCAAG CTAAAAGCCCTACAACTACGCAGTCTCCTAAATCATCTTTCTTGGCAAGTTTAAATCCTAAAACATGGGGAAGATTAAGCACACAGTCCAACAGTAATAATATTGAACCAGCACGAACAGCAGGAGTAAGTGGTCTTGCAAGGGCTGCTTCCAAGGATACCATTTCCAATAACAG agaaaaaattaagGGCTGGATTAAGGAGCAAGCTCATAAATTTGTAGAACATTACTTTAGTTCTGAAAACATGGATGGAAGCAATCCTGCACTAAATGTATTACAGAGACTTTGCACTGCAACTGAACAACTCAACCTCCAG gTGGATGGTGGAACAGAGTGCCTTGTAGAAATCCGTAGCATTGTCTCGGAATCTGACGTCTCCTCATTTGAAATCCAGCATAGTGGGTTTGTTAAACAACTGCTGCTCTACTTGACATCTAAAAGTGAAAAAGATGCTGTTAGCAGGGATATCAGATTGAAAAGAtttcttcatgtatttttttcttctcca CTTCCTGGAGAAGAGCCCCTTGGAAGATTAGAGCCATTAGAAAACGCACCTTTGTTGGCATTAGTCCATAAAATGAACAACTGCCTCAGTCAGATGGAACAGTTTCCTGTTAAAGTGCATGACTTCCCTAGTGGAAATGGAACAGGGAGCAG tTTTTCTCTTAACAGAGGATCCCAAGCTTTAAAATTCTTCAATACACATCAATTGAAATGCCAACTGCAAAGACATCCAGACTGTGCTAATGTGAAACAGTGGAAAGGTGGACCTGTGAAGATTGATCCTCTGGCTTTGGTACAAGCCATTGAAAGATACCTTGTAGTTagag GCTATGGAAGAGTTAGAGAAGATGATGAAGATAGTGATGATGATGGGTCAGATGAAGAAATAGATGAATCTTTG gCTGCTCAATTCTTAAATTCAGGGAATGTGAGACATAGATTGCAATTTTACATTGGAGATCACTTGCTGCCATACAATATGACTGTGTACCAAGCAGTCAGGCAGTACAGTTTGCAAGCTGAGGAAGAGAGGGAGTCTACAGATGATGAAAGCAACccactgggaagagctgggatttggACGAAAACGCACACCATTTG GTACAAACCTGTGCGAGAGGATGAAGATGGTAATAAGGACTGTGTTGGGGGTAAAAGAGGAAGAGCACAAACTGCTCCCACAAAAACCTCCCCTAGAAATTCTAAAAAACATGATGAATTGTGGCATG aTGGTGTATGCCCTTCGGTGTTAAATCCACTGGAAATTTACCTCATATCTACTCCACCTGAAAATATAACATTTGAAGACCCATCATTAGATGTTATTCTTCTTTTGAGAGTTTTACATGCTATCAGTCGATACTGGTATTACTTGTATGAT AATGCAGTCTGCAAGGAGATAATTCCAACCTCTGAGTTTATCAACAGTAAACTGACAGCAAAAGCAAACAGGCAGCTTCAGGATCCTTTGGTAATTATGACAGGAAACATCCCAACTTGGCTGACAGAACTTGGAAAAACATG cccatttttctttccatttgatACCCGCCAAATGCTGTTTTATGTCACGGCCTTCGATCGTGATCGAGCCATGCAAAGGCTACTGGACACTAATCCAGAAATCAATCAGTCGGATTCTCAGGATAGCAGAGTGGCACCACGGCTGGACAGGAAAAAA CGCACTGTGAACAGAGATGAGCTGTTGAAGCAGGCAGAATCTGTGATGCAGGATCTAGGCAGTTCAAGAGCCATGTTGGAAATTCAGTATGAGAATGAG GTTGGCACAGGCCTAGGCCCTACACTAGAGTTCTATGCACTTGTATCTCAGGAACTACAGAGAGCAGACTTAGGCCTTTGGAGGGGAGAAGAAGTGACTTTAGCCAATCCAAAAG GAAGCCAGGAAGGTACCAAGTACATTCATAACCTTCAAGGCCTTTTTGCCCTTCCTTTTGGAAGAACAGCCAAGCCAGCTCACATTGCAAAAGTTAAAATGAAGTTCCGCTTTTTGGGAAAACTAATGGCCAAGGCAATCATGGACTTCAGACTG GTGGATCTTCCTCTTGGACTTCCTTTTTATAAGTGGATGCTACGACAGGAAACTTCCTTGACATCGCATGACTTGTTCAGTATTGATCCAGTAGTAGCCAAATCAATATATCACCTTGAAGATATTgtaagacaaaagaaaagacTTGAACAGGATAAAACTCAG ACCAAAGAAAGTCTACAGTATGCATTGGAGGCTCTGACTATGAATGGCTGCTCAGTGGAAGATCTAGGGCTGGACTTCACACTTCCTGGGTTTCCCAACATAGAGCtgaaaaaggggggaaaagataCACCGGTCACCATCCACAATTTAGAGGAGTATCTCAGA